CATTTGGCAATGTAATTGGCCGCGCTGCCGCCCGCCGTTGTGAAATAGCCCCCCGCATACAGGTCGCTGCCCGACACTGCCAGCGCAGACACATAGGAAGCACCGCCAGGAGGGCCACCCATCCCCGAACCCAGCGCCGTCCAACTGCTCCCGTTCCATCTGGCAATCCGGTTGGCCGGGCTGCCGCCCGCCGTCGTGAACCCGCCCCCCGCATACAGGGCGCCGCCCGACACCGCCAGCGCAGACACAGAGCTGTTCATCCCCGAACCCAGGGCCGACCAACCGCTCCCGTTCCATTTGGCAATGTTATTGGCCGCGCTGCCGCCCGCTATGTTGAACTCGCCCCCCGCGTAAACGTTGCTACCCGACACCGCCAGAGCAGACACAGAGGGATAACCATAAGAATTACCGCTCAGCCCCAGGCCCGAACCCAGGGCCGTCCAATTGCTCCCGTCCCATTTGGCAATCGTCCCGGAGAAGCTCCCCGCATACACGTTGCTGCCCGATACCGCCAGCGCATGCACATAGCCACTTATCCCCGAACCCAGCGCCGACCAACTGTTCCCGTTCCATCTGGCGATATGATTGGCGGCGCTGCCGCCCGCCGTAGTGAAATCGCCGCCCGCATACACATCGCTGCCCGACACCGCCAGCTTTAACACGTAGGGAGGGAAAAAGGGATCACCGCCCCCCATCCCCGAGCCCAGCGCCGACCAACTGCTCCCGTCCCATTTGGCGATGTAATTTACCGGGCTGCCGCCCGCCGTCGTGAACGCCCCCCCCCGCATACACGTCGCTGCCCGACGTTGCCAGCGCATACACCCGGCTGTTCACGCCCGAGCCCAGCGCCGACCAACTGCTCCCGTTCCATTTGGCAATGTTAGTGGCCGCGCTGCCGCCCGCCGTCGTGAACGCCCCCCCCGCATACACGTCGCTGCCCGACGTTGCCAGCGCAGTCACGATGCCGCCGCGGTAAGGATAACCGGCTGGGGCGCTGACTCCCGAACCCAAAGACAACCAACTGCTCCCGTTCCATTTGGCGATGTTCGTGGCCGTGCTGCCGCCCGCCGTCGTGAAAGAGCCTCCCGCATACACGTCGCTGCCCAACACCGCCAGCGCCCGCACAACGCCGTTCATCCCCGAACCCACGGGCGACCAACTGCTCCCGTTCCATTTGGCAATGTTCGAGACAAACACATCTCCGACGAGGAAGAAGGCGCCGCCGATGTAGAGATTGCCCGAGCCATCCACCGCCGTCGCGTAAACGGGGCCGTCCGCGCCGGGAATGCTGGGGTTCACGCTGATCCAGTTGGCATCGCTGAAGGTCGGGTCAATGCGCACGGGATAGACGGCGTCGGCATCGTTCACCAGCACGAGCAGCATCGTAGCGGCAGGCATCCCTGCCTGCCGTAGAGCCGCGGCTTCCAGCCCGGCGGATTGAAGCGTGTCTTGCAAAGAAGCCCTGGAAAAATCCGCAGGCAAATTCCGGGCGGCAGGATGCGCGCCCTCTACGTCAGGCAGGATGCCTGACGCTACATCCATCCGCGCGGTCAACTCTTTACCCGTCGCATCGGTGACGCGCAACCGGCTGTAGGCAATTTTCCGCCCGGAGTTTTCCAGCACCAACTGGGCGCCACCCGCCGCCCGCTCGACCCTTGCGCCGCTCACGGCCAGCCGCACCGCCAGTTCGCCCGCTCGTTGGTTGAGGGTGGAGAGTTGAGGGTTGAGTGGCGGATGTTCAATGATGAAATCCTGCCGCACACCGTCCATGCTCACGCTGTATTCCTCGATCACACCGGGCCGGGTGAAACGAACCAGCTTGTCCGCAACCTGCACCGTGCCGGTGCGCGGGAGCGTCCCCTGATCCGTAGCAGCCGACGTAAGGAGGCTCTGAACTTCGTTTTGAGTTTCGGGTTTCAAGTTTCGAGTTGAAGTGAGCCTCCTCACGTCGGCTGCTACCACGCGGAAACGGTCGCTCACTCCGTTGGTGACGGTCGAAGTCAGCCAGAGGCCTTCGCGCGTGGCCTCGCCTTCGAGCCGTTGGAAAACGCAGCGCAACCGCGCGCCCCCGGCGGTGGGACTGACGGCCAGCCCGTCGCCCTGGTAATCCCCGCCGGCCTTCGCGCCAATCTGCGACCACGGGATTGTAGGAGACGCGGTAACGAGTCTCGCTTCCTAGGTTGTTTTTTTAGGCGCGGTCTCAGCCGAATCCGCCGCCGTTGCAATCAGACTGAAAGAGCAGGCAATGGCAAGCGCCACGGCGCAAAAGAGCGGGACTTGAAACAGTTTTGATTTTGTTTTCATAATCGTGTGCCGTGTAGTTCTCCTTCGTGATTCTTTTGATTACTGGCTCAACCGGAAAAACTGCTGCGGGCCGGTGATGGGATTGATCACCACGTTCTGCCCGCCGATGACGACCGGGCCGGGTGAATTGGCGCTCCAGACCGCCGATGAACCAAGGTTCGTGGTGGATTGCAAAGTGAAGCCGAAGGCATTGGTCGGCCACGTCAAAATGACATTCGCCCCGTAAGGAATCAGGGTCAGGAGCGGCGGGAACGAAAACGGATTGGTGGGATCGCTGCCGGCGAGCCATTCGCGGTAGTTGTTCACGCCATCGCCGTCCGGGTCGGTGGTATCGGTCGCGGGATTGATGGGCAGATTGAAATGCTGCAACCAGGCGTAGGAAATCATCGAAGCGGGCGATTGGAATTCATACGCGCCGATATCGACGCTGCCGCCCACGATGCGCGGATTGCCGTCCAAGTCGGGGCCGGCGGGCGCGAACGCATTCCGGCCGGCATTGATGCACGGGGAGTTGGATTGCAATCGCAGATTCCCGGAGGCCTGGTTCACGAACAACGGTGCGGTGGTCCAGCAGTGGTTCAGGGAACTGTTTCCGTAACCATCGAGGACGATACAGTTGTTCAGCGTGCCGCCATACGCCCCGCCGCCTTCTGCTTCTCCCCAGGGACCAGGGGAGGAGACAAGAGCCTCATTGCCGTTCAACGTGCAGTTGTTCAGCGTGCTGCCATACGCCCCGCCGCCGTACGATTCAAGCACTGTGGATAACCGGGTAATAACGGTGCCGCGAGCTGCATTGCCGCTTAACGTGCAATTATTCAGTGTGCAGAATAGCGCGCCTCCACCCTCCGCGTAACCATGCAACTCGGTCGACCCACCGAAGTCGTCGTCGGTGACATTAGCCGAATTGCGGGCGAGCGTGCAGTTGTTCAGGGTGCAGCGGGCCGCGCCACCGCCGCCAGCGGTGATTTCCCAAGCCCAACCGCCGATGTCCTGGAGCCGGGCGTCAACTGAGTTGTTGGTCAGAGTGCAATTGTTCAGAGTCACGCCGTACGCTCCGCCACCCTCCATCACCAAAGGACCCCGATTATCCGCAACAAGATGGTTGCCAGTGATCACACAATTGGAAACCACGGCACTCGCTGAGAAGCCAACGACTCCACCACCCACCTTGTAGAAAAACCCATTGGTCAAATTGTAACTGTAGCCTGTGCTCCCTCTGGTCAAGGTGAACCCGGACAGGGTGGCGCTTGCGGCTAAGTACGCGCAGCGAACCGCATTGCCTCCATCAACAACAGTGAACTGCGGGCCGTTGACGCTCCGAACGCTCAGCGGCTTGCCTACCGATAGCGGGGCATAGGTTCCGTTGGTGACCACAATCTCATCGCCCGCCACTGCGGCATCCACGGCGTCCTGGATGTTTGTAGCGGCGGTGGTCCAGTTGGTGTAGGGCGGCGCGGCGTTGGTGCTGGTCACGTCCACGTAATGCACGTCGGCCAAGGCGCTGGCGGCAGTTGCAAGGACCGCAACATTCAACCTCCAACATCGAACTCTGAACATCGAAGTGCGGACTGCTTTCGTTTGATCTGATTTCATCGGTTGATTCTTTTGATCAGAATTTTCTTAACCGGTAAGAGATTTGTGGGCCGAGCATGGGCCTGGTCACTCTGAGCTGACCGTTGACGATCACCGGCGGAAAGGGATCTGCTGCGCTCCAGCCTGTCGGTGAACCCAGGTTCGCGGTTTCCTCCAAATAGTACCCGGCGTAACTGAATCCGGCGTAACTGATCGGCCACGACAGAATAACATTGGTGCCGGAAGAAGTGATGGTCAGTTGCGGCCGGAACGAAAGACTGAACACCGTGCCATTGCCCGAACTGCCGCCACCACTCGCCGTTCCATACAGGGTATTGCCCGATAAAATCAATCTGGCACGCGGAACGGCTCCGTCGAGGCCAGTAAAACTGAGCAGGGTCGTAAATCCCGTGCCATCGGTATGAAGGGCGAACACCGTGCCCGCGCCCGAACTTCCGCTACTTGCCGCCGTGCCATACAGCGTGTCGCCCGATAAGATTAATCCGGCAGACGGATTAGCTCCGTCGCTGTTGGTATTATCAGGACCAGAGGATGCCGTAAAACTATGCAGGTTCGTAAAACCCGTGCCGTCGGTGTTGACAGCGAACACCGTGCCCGCGCCCGACCTGCCGCCGGAAGGCGCCGTCCCATACAGGGCGTTGCCCGATAAAAGCAATCCGGCAGACGGATGGGCTCCGTCGCTGTTCGTAAGTTCAGGCCAGGAACCGGAGATTGCAGTGAAACTATGCAGGTTTGTAAAACCCGTGCCATCGGTGTTGACGGCGAACACCGTGCCATTGTCCGAACTGCCGCCATAAATCGCCGTCCCATAAAGGGTGGTGCCCGATAAAATCAATCCAGCCTGCGGAATAGCTCCGTCGCTGCCGCCAGTAAAATCATAAAGGTTCGTAAAACCCGTGCCATCGGTATGGACGGCGAACACCGTGCCATGGCCCGAAACACTGCGGCCAAGCTCCGTTGTCCCATACAGGGTGTTGCCCGATAGCAGCAATCCGCCAACCGGCCCTTGTCCGTCGCCGCGAGTGAAAGTGTGCAGGCTCGTAAAACCTGTGCCATCGGTATGGACGGCGAATACCGTGCCAAAGCTCCCGCTGCCGTCTCCATGCGCTGTCCCATACAGGATGTTGCTCGACAAGACCAGTGTGCTGTTCGGATAAGGTCCGTCGCTGTAAGTGAAGCTGTGCAGATTCGTAAAACCCGTGCCATCGGTGTTGATGGCGAACACCGTGCCATAACCCAAAGCACCGCCAAAAATCGCCGTCCCATACAGGGTGGTACCCGACAAGTTGGTAATCAACCCGCCAACCGGTGTGGCTCCGTCGCTGTTGGTTCCAGTAAAGGGGGCAGTTTCGGTGAAACTATGCAGGGTGGTGAAGGTCTGCGCCGTCACGCGGCCCGCCGATAGCAAGTTGAGCACGGCGATCAGCGCCGGAAGGAGGAATAGGTTTTTTGTTTTCATTTGGGTTTATTTGGCGATAGCAGAACGAATGCTGGCGAAGGTCACCACGGGGAAAGTGGCCGTTGCCAGTTCAAGGTTGCGGATGCTTGTGTTCATGGATTATTGAGTCCACTCCTTCCAGACCGGAAACGGGTGGGGAGTAACGGAGAATCTGGATGTATCCGCCCTGCGGAGAAACGGCGCAAATCTGAGCGGCCTCGCTGTTCTTGTCCCAAAAGGCATCTCCAACAGAAAACCAGCGGGGGCGCGCTACTCTTTGGGCGTTGCTGGCGGACGTTGTATCAGCGCCTTGGCTTCACGCATGAGAGCGTGGGTGATGATCCAGTCATCCCAGTCGCCACCGAGGTCGCCGCTGTCAAGCCTCGGCAATCTCCTCGCTGCAATTTCAACTCCTTTGGCGAGGGTGGCGCCGGCTTGGTCGGCTTGTTTGGAGCGGTACTGCGCCATCGCCAGCACTAGGTAGGCTCCGCCGTCCCGGTCGAGATTATCCCCTGCGTGAGAGAGGACTTTCTGCATCCAATCCACCGCGCCGGCAAAATGTCCCTGGCGATACTCGGCCAATCCTTTGCAGAATTGAAACCAAGGCGCGTAAACCCTGTCCTTGCCCGCAGTGACGGCGATATCGGCCCAAGCGTTGACCGTGCTCAAATCCACCCCGGAATCGGGCAGGATCAGGCAATCCTTGGCTGTCCGCTCGGCAATGCGCGGGTCACTTGTGGAGCGGAAGCGGGCAAGCTCTTGCGCGCAAAGCTGCCGGTAGCCTTGAAGATCGCCGCTTTGCACGAGCAAGGGTGCGAGCGCGTGGTAAGCTTCGTGGTTCTCCGGCTCAAACTCGACCGACCTCGAGAAATCCGCCGCCGCCTCCTGCCAATGGCGCGTGCGGGCGCGCCACGCGCCGCGCTCGCGCAGCAATCCTGCGCTCTTTGGCTGAGTTTGAAAGGTTGGCGTGAGAAGGTCGTTGAAAAGGGGTTCGATGTCGTCGAATTTGCCTTCGCGCATGAGAACATCCACCAGATTGCCGAGCGAATTGGCCACGCCGGGGTTTTCCTTACCGTAGAGTTTCGTATGCATCGCCAGGGCCTTGCGAAGCAGGGGTCCGGCCTCGGCCAGCTTGTCTTGGCCCTGTAGTACATAGCCTAACTCACCTAACGAGCGGGCCACGTCCGGATTTTCCTTCCCAGACAGTTTCAGGTACATGTCCAGCGCCTGTCGGGCCGCGATTTCGGCTTCGGGCCACCGGCCGTCCTCCCTAAGCACGATCTCCAAATCGAGGAGCGAGGCGGCGACCTCGGAGTTTCCCTGGGGCCACAGTTTGCTTTGGATCGCCAGTGCCTCGCGCTCGGTCTTCTCGGCCTCGATCCGCCGGCCCTGGATGCGGAGCACGTTCGCCAGGTCGCGAAGTGATTGACCGACCGCCGGACTTTCGTTGCCCAGCGCTTTCCTGCGGATCGCCAGCACCTCAAGCTGGAGCGCCTCGGCCTCCTTCGGTTTGCCGTTCGGGCCGGCAAATGCGAGGGCGAGGTTCTGTAACGAATCGGCTAATCTGAGGTCATCATTCCCCCAGAGCTTTCTCGCTATTGCCGGCACGTCGCGGAGCACCCCTTCGGCATTCTTATCGTCGCCCAGATCCCGGTAAACTTGGCCGATTGTGTTCCTCAACTCCAACTCAACTTCGGGCTGGTTGCTCAGATCTCCGCTGAGACGCCCGGCGGCCTTGTCCAGGATTTCCCGCAGCACCGTCGTGTCGCGCCCCGACGCGACCCACGGGCTAACGCCCTTCAGCATGTCCTTGAGGAACTGCGCGACTTGCTGGCTCTTGGCGGCCTCGGTCTGGGCCTTCTTCTGTTCGGCTTCGGCTTGTAGTCGCAAACGCCCTTGGTCTTGCTCGGCCCGCCCTGCTCTCACCGCCTGCCAGGTGCTCACCAGGACGCCGACCGCGAGCACGCTGATGAGCGCCCCCGCCGCCGCGAAACCGAACTTGTGACGCCGGACAGTCTTCTGAAACTCATACAGGCGGCTGGGCGGACGGGCCACGACCGGCTCGTTTTTCAGGTGCCGCGCCACGTCCGCCGCCAGTCCGTTGGCGGTTTCGTACCGGCGCTGCCGGTCCTTCTCCAGGCACTTCATCACGATCCAATCGAGGTCGCCACGCACCAAGCGAATGGTTTCCTTGATCTGTAGCAGCCGACGTGAGGAGGCTCTAACTTCTTCTGCGGATTTCGGGTCGCGGATTTCGGATTTTGAATGGAGCCTCCTCACGTCGGCTGCTACGAGTTCCTGGGCCAATC
This DNA window, taken from Verrucomicrobiota bacterium, encodes the following:
- a CDS encoding serine/threonine protein kinase — encoded protein: MSAPRTCEECGAELPANAPQGLCPRCLANMGLGLLPATAPLVADIHVERTGTIIGRYKLLEKIGEGGFGVVFMADQVEPVQRKVALKIIKAGMDTKEVIARFEAERQAIALMDHPNIARALDAGATEAGRPYFVMELVRGIPITDYCDRENLSTRERLELFMKVCQAVQHAHQKGVIHRDLKPSNVLVTEHDGEPVPKVIDFGVAKALGQKLTEKTLFTGFQHMIGTPAYMSPEQAALSGLDIDTRADIYSLGVLLYELLTGVTPFDVETFRKAALDEVRRMIRETEPPKPSTRLAQELVAADVRRLHSKSEIRDPKSAEEVRASSRRLLQIKETIRLVRGDLDWIVMKCLEKDRQRRYETANGLAADVARHLKNEPVVARPPSRLYEFQKTVRRHKFGFAAAGALISVLAVGVLVSTWQAVRAGRAEQDQGRLRLQAEAEQKKAQTEAAKSQQVAQFLKDMLKGVSPWVASGRDTTVLREILDKAAGRLSGDLSNQPEVELELRNTIGQVYRDLGDDKNAEGVLRDVPAIARKLWGNDDLRLADSLQNLALAFAGPNGKPKEAEALQLEVLAIRRKALGNESPAVGQSLRDLANVLRIQGRRIEAEKTEREALAIQSKLWPQGNSEVAASLLDLEIVLREDGRWPEAEIAARQALDMYLKLSGKENPDVARSLGELGYVLQGQDKLAEAGPLLRKALAMHTKLYGKENPGVANSLGNLVDVLMREGKFDDIEPLFNDLLTPTFQTQPKSAGLLRERGAWRARTRHWQEAAADFSRSVEFEPENHEAYHALAPLLVQSGDLQGYRQLCAQELARFRSTSDPRIAERTAKDCLILPDSGVDLSTVNAWADIAVTAGKDRVYAPWFQFCKGLAEYRQGHFAGAVDWMQKVLSHAGDNLDRDGGAYLVLAMAQYRSKQADQAGATLAKGVEIAARRLPRLDSGDLGGDWDDWIITHALMREAKALIQRPPATPKE